The following proteins come from a genomic window of Leguminivora glycinivorella isolate SPB_JAAS2020 chromosome 6, LegGlyc_1.1, whole genome shotgun sequence:
- the LOC125227001 gene encoding cytoplasmic dynein 1 light intermediate chain 2, whose translation METNGQANGPKSKKEKNGDTKDNLWSAILEEVQNQGNTKLPSNKNVLVLGNNETGKTTLIAKLQGVEDPKKGSALEYAYIDVRDEYRDDQTRLSVWVLDGDPGHTNLLKFALNEETFPHSLVIFTVAMTTPWGILEQLQTWATVLGDHIDKLDLTPEQRLQSKKQQQQKWQRYTEPGDEMEQAASSPMKRSSRNLSDDLDSEDDENPLPEAVLTTNLGLDIVVVVTKTDYMSTLEKEHDYRDEHFDFMQQWIRRFCLQYGAALFYTSAKEDKNCDLLYKYLTHRIYGLPFRTPALIVEKDAVLIPAGWDSMKKISILYENMQSCKPDDYYRDIIVQPATRKTGANREAEVAAEDEQAFLQRQLAALQAGAPAPRADSPLRAAQRATQLDGAKIGMGPGTPGNEGVLANFFNSLLYKKTGSPAGRAPDPAPGAAAAAARSDAAAELDRLTRAKPRPPPPIDLNSSSEC comes from the exons ATGGAGACAAACGGCCAGGCAAATGGGCCTAAAtctaaaaaggaaaaaaatggtgATACGAAGGACAACTTATG gTCTGCGATTTTAGAAGAAGTCCAGAATCAGGGCAATACAAAACTACCTTCAAACAAAAATGTGTTAGTTTTGGGTAACAATGAGACTGGCAAAACCACATTAATCGCGAAATTGCAAGGAGTAGAGGATCCTAAGAAGGGGTCAGCACTCGAATATGCATATATAGACGTTAGAGATGAATACCGCGatg ATCAAACGCGTCTCAGTGTATGGGTACTGGATGGTGATCCAGGGCACACAAACCTGCTCAAGTTTGCCCTCAACGAAGAGACGTTCCCCCATTCACTGGTCATCTTCACGGTGGCCATGACAACGCCATGGGGGATTCTAGAGCAGCTACAGACCTGGGCCACGGTGCTCGGGGACCATATAGACAAATTGGATCTCACACCTG AACAAAGGTTACAGAGTAAAAAACAGCAGCAACAGAAATGGCAGCGGTACACAGAGCCCGGAGACGAGATGGAGCAAGCGGCTTCCTCGCCCATGAAAAGGTCTTCCCGAAACTTGTCAGATGACCTTGACAGTGAGGATGATGAGAACCCCCTGCCTGAAGCTGTGTTGACCACTAATCTGGGGTTGGATATAGTGGTTGTTGTCACTAAG ACTGACTACATGAGCACCTTAGAAAAAGAGCACGACTACCGCGACGAGCACTTCGATTTCATGCAGCAATGGATCCGGCGGTTCTGCCTCCAGTACGGCGCAGCCCTATTCTATACCTCGGCTAAAGAGGACAAGAACTGCGACCTGCTGTACAAGTACCTCACGCACAGGATATACGGCCTGCCGTTCAGGACCCCAGCGCTCATTGTTGAGAAGGACGCTGTGTTGAT ACCCGCTGGTTGGGATAGCATGAAGAAAATTAGCATATTATACGAAAACATGCAGAGCTGTAAGCCGGACGATTACTACAGAGACATCATAGTGCAACCAGCAACACGAAAG acTGGAGCGAACCGGGAAGCAGAAGTAGCGGCGGAAGACGAGCAGGCGTTCTTACAACGGCAGCTCGCCGCATTACAAGCAGGGGCGCCCGCGCCTCGCGCCGATTCTCCGCTGCGAGCCGCGCAGCGCGCCACGCAG CTGGACGGCGCCAAGATCGGCATGGGGCCGGGCACGCCGGGCAACGAGGGCGTGCTGGCCAACTTCTTCAACTCGCTGCTGTACAAGAAGACCGGCAGCCCCGCCGGCCGCGCGCCCGACCCCGCgcccggcgccgccgccgccgccgcgcgctcCGACGCCGCCGCGGAGCTAG ACCGCTTAACCCGGGCGAAGCCGCGTCCGCCACCTCCGATTGACCTGAACTCATCCTCTGAGTGCTAG